In Gemmatimonadales bacterium, one genomic interval encodes:
- a CDS encoding BsuPI-related putative proteinase inhibitor, producing MFRVAAGTLLAALVASCGTIAPAPGAELARLDGQSLIVTLSVDKMAYSAGETVVATLVVTNRTAAPVLLRFSTTQRYDFAITDQAGNEVWRWGADMMFGQAIGEETIEPGGRLTYPQRFRAPALAGTYRLAGRFVAIGRDFAASADLAVTR from the coding sequence ATGTTCCGGGTTGCGGCGGGAACCCTCCTCGCGGCGTTGGTCGCGAGCTGCGGGACCATTGCGCCGGCCCCCGGCGCGGAGCTAGCGAGGTTGGACGGGCAGTCGCTGATCGTCACGCTCTCGGTGGACAAGATGGCATATTCCGCCGGCGAGACCGTCGTCGCGACGCTCGTCGTTACCAACCGCACGGCGGCGCCCGTATTGCTCCGCTTCTCGACTACCCAGCGCTACGACTTCGCGATCACCGACCAAGCCGGCAACGAGGTCTGGCGTTGGGGGGCGGACATGATGTTCGGCCAGGCCATCGGCGAGGAGACGATCGAGCCGGGCGGGCGGCTCACGTACCCGCAACGGTTTCGGGCGCCGGCCCTAGCCGGCACCTACCGTCTCGCCGGCCGGTTCGTGGCGATCGGTCGAGACTTCGCGGCGAGCGCCGACCTCGCCGTCACTCGCTGA
- a CDS encoding pre-peptidase C-terminal domain-containing protein — MAPNRRIWSHSVGVFLAILLSVPEGAQAQSWPSRPKPAVGARQSYGARRLQQAFPPPTALRLRAARATVTESEPNDSLATADPVTLGDTLTGVVDPAGDVDYFALNVTGGTRLNLDVDAQALGSPLDAILVLIAPDSVTVLAFNDDFDGLDSRIRFTVATTGRYFVGIASYAGDGSPSYTYTLIFGVATPGPGDPTTSFATGLGSPAGMAASAAGELFVVDPTVARIVRVSPTGSTSDYVFFGLGRSPSDIAIDGFGDLLVASTDTNFSGGVVMRIGNPSAPPTFFARGFIFAGAIAVGPDGDVWVGDNGCGCLLRFDPVGTRKDSIFVGFMSDLTFSPAGELHFSNGYDQVLKLVGRTPQVVIQAGPYLEGLAFDRDGYLYVANGYLGEVQLFTPGYQQVGGVFARSNLGGPIDLVFGRTTAGAMTSRLFAANVGFNLQPPYAGGIVEMNPAGMRAPGLRVGADLLRVTNAALRDGVVGADYADTLRVQSTPGTPAWSVARGALPPGLTLSAATGVIAGIPRDSGSFAVSVRVDAGARFGFGGYVIDVARPEVTVADAANHLLGANLFTPALERFMDLQGNRNGRYDLADFRAYLRAQGQLPTAAAASTRRATESPR, encoded by the coding sequence GTGGCTCCCAACCGAAGGATCTGGTCGCACTCGGTAGGCGTCTTCCTGGCGATTCTGCTCTCCGTCCCGGAGGGCGCCCAGGCGCAGTCGTGGCCCTCGCGTCCCAAACCGGCCGTTGGAGCCCGCCAGTCGTATGGCGCCCGCCGGCTCCAGCAGGCGTTCCCGCCTCCCACGGCCCTCCGTCTACGTGCGGCCCGCGCGACGGTGACGGAGAGCGAGCCCAACGACAGCCTTGCCACCGCGGATCCTGTAACCCTGGGCGACACGCTGACCGGAGTCGTGGACCCGGCCGGCGACGTTGACTACTTCGCGCTCAACGTCACCGGCGGCACCCGGCTCAACCTGGACGTGGACGCCCAGGCGCTCGGCTCCCCGCTAGACGCGATACTCGTCCTGATCGCGCCCGACAGCGTCACCGTGCTCGCCTTCAACGACGACTTCGACGGCCTCGACAGCCGGATCCGGTTCACGGTCGCTACGACCGGCCGCTACTTCGTCGGCATCGCCTCGTACGCAGGCGACGGCTCACCATCGTACACATATACACTCATCTTCGGCGTCGCGACGCCCGGGCCCGGCGACCCAACGACTTCCTTCGCGACCGGCCTGGGATCGCCTGCGGGCATGGCCGCGTCCGCGGCCGGGGAGCTGTTCGTCGTCGACCCCACGGTCGCTCGCATCGTGCGCGTGAGCCCCACCGGCTCGACCTCGGACTACGTGTTTTTCGGCCTCGGGCGCAGTCCCAGCGACATCGCCATTGACGGCTTCGGGGACCTGCTGGTGGCCAGCACCGACACCAACTTCAGCGGCGGCGTGGTGATGCGGATCGGGAACCCCAGCGCTCCGCCCACGTTCTTCGCGAGAGGCTTCATCTTCGCGGGCGCCATCGCCGTCGGTCCCGACGGTGACGTGTGGGTGGGCGACAACGGGTGCGGCTGCCTCTTGCGGTTCGATCCGGTCGGGACGCGGAAGGACTCGATCTTCGTCGGCTTCATGTCCGACCTGACCTTCTCACCGGCCGGCGAGCTGCACTTCAGCAACGGCTACGATCAGGTTCTCAAGCTGGTGGGCCGCACGCCTCAGGTCGTGATTCAGGCCGGCCCGTACCTCGAGGGGCTCGCCTTCGACCGCGACGGGTACCTCTATGTCGCCAACGGGTACTTGGGGGAGGTGCAGCTTTTCACGCCGGGCTATCAGCAAGTGGGCGGCGTGTTCGCCAGGTCGAACCTCGGCGGCCCCATTGATCTGGTCTTTGGCCGGACCACAGCCGGAGCCATGACGTCACGCCTCTTCGCCGCGAACGTTGGCTTCAACCTTCAGCCGCCGTACGCGGGCGGGATCGTGGAGATGAACCCCGCGGGCATGCGGGCCCCTGGCCTCCGGGTGGGCGCGGACCTCCTGCGGGTGACGAACGCCGCGCTCAGGGACGGCGTGGTTGGCGCGGACTACGCCGATACGCTCCGCGTCCAGAGCACACCGGGCACGCCGGCCTGGAGCGTCGCGCGCGGAGCGCTGCCACCCGGCCTCACGCTCAGCGCGGCGACGGGCGTCATCGCGGGCATTCCACGGGACAGCGGCAGCTTCGCGGTGTCCGTGCGCGTGGACGCCGGCGCGCGGTTCGGGTTCGGCGGCTACGTGATCGACGTTGCGCGGCCGGAGGTCACGGTCGCCGACGCGGCGAACCATCTCCTCGGCGCCAACCTCTTCACGCCGGCGCTCGAACGGTTCATGGACCTGCAGGGGAACCGGAACGGCCGGTACGACCTGGCCGACTTCCGCGCCTACCTGAGAGCGCAGGGCCAACTCCCGACCGCGGCGGCGGCGTCCACCCGCAGGGCAACGGAGAGTCCCCGATGA
- a CDS encoding aminodeoxychorismate/anthranilate synthase component II yields MIFVLDNYDSFTFNLVQYLGELGADPVVRRNDVLAVDEVFALDPDGIVISPGPGVPANAGISVPLVRAAAERGVPLLGVCLGHQAIGEAFGGKVVRARRLMHGKTSQIRHEGKGVLAGLPSPFTAMRYHSLVVEDLPSSIEPTAWSDDEGWGEELMAAQHVAAPIHGVQFHPESIGTDVGKTILANFLAISASRATTP; encoded by the coding sequence GTGATCTTCGTACTCGACAACTACGACTCGTTCACCTTCAACCTCGTCCAGTACCTGGGCGAGCTGGGTGCCGACCCCGTCGTGCGCCGCAACGACGTGCTGGCGGTGGACGAGGTCTTCGCCCTCGATCCCGACGGCATCGTCATCTCGCCCGGCCCCGGCGTGCCCGCGAACGCCGGCATCTCGGTACCGCTGGTGCGCGCGGCCGCCGAGCGGGGAGTGCCGCTACTGGGAGTGTGCCTGGGGCATCAGGCCATCGGCGAGGCGTTCGGTGGCAAAGTAGTGCGCGCCAGGCGGCTCATGCACGGCAAGACCTCGCAGATCCGGCACGAGGGGAAGGGCGTCCTCGCGGGGCTACCATCCCCGTTCACCGCCATGCGCTATCACTCGCTGGTGGTGGAGGATCTCCCGTCATCGATCGAACCCACCGCCTGGTCGGACGACGAGGGCTGGGGCGAGGAGTTGATGGCGGCGCAGCACGTTGCGGCGCCCATCCACGGGGTGCAGTTCCATCCCGAGTCCATCGGGACCGACGTCGGGAAAACGATTCTCGCCAACTTCCTGGCGATCTCCGCCTCGCGCGCCACTACACCCTAA
- the kdsB gene encoding 3-deoxy-manno-octulosonate cytidylyltransferase: protein MGPRALVVIPARLGAQRLPNKPIRLLAGKPLVAHVVANAVASGVSDRVVVATDSPSVAEAVNGSKCEVVMTGAHHPSGTSRVAEVAARLEYAAYDIVVNVQGDEPFLPHAAIRGAVEQVVAGFDVGTAAVPVDEEAVARPSLVKVAMGEGNRALYFSRSPIPFNRSGTPGRYWQHLGVYAYRPATLARWMELPRSPLEDAEKLEQLTPLANGLTFGVALLSDPAMPGIDTEEDLERAEAWMASRGATFSG, encoded by the coding sequence GTGGGGCCTAGGGCACTGGTGGTCATCCCGGCCCGTCTCGGCGCCCAGCGGCTGCCGAACAAGCCGATCCGACTCCTCGCCGGCAAGCCGCTGGTCGCGCACGTGGTAGCGAACGCCGTCGCGAGCGGGGTCTCGGACCGGGTGGTAGTTGCCACCGACTCCCCATCCGTCGCCGAGGCGGTGAACGGGAGCAAGTGCGAAGTCGTGATGACGGGAGCGCATCACCCGTCGGGGACCTCGCGGGTGGCGGAGGTCGCGGCGCGGCTCGAGTACGCGGCCTACGACATCGTCGTGAACGTGCAGGGGGACGAGCCGTTCCTGCCGCACGCGGCGATCCGGGGCGCGGTGGAGCAGGTCGTGGCGGGCTTCGATGTCGGCACGGCCGCCGTGCCGGTGGACGAGGAGGCCGTCGCAAGGCCGAGCCTCGTGAAGGTGGCGATGGGAGAGGGGAACCGGGCGCTGTATTTCTCGCGCAGCCCCATCCCCTTCAACCGTTCGGGGACACCGGGACGCTACTGGCAGCACTTGGGCGTGTACGCGTACCGCCCCGCGACGCTGGCGCGCTGGATGGAGCTGCCGCGCTCGCCACTTGAGGACGCGGAGAAGCTCGAGCAGCTGACACCGCTCGCCAACGGGCTCACCTTCGGCGTGGCGCTCTTGAGCGATCCCGCGATGCCGGGCATCGACACGGAGGAGGATCTGGAGCGGGCGGAGGCCTGGATGGCCTCCCGGGGAGCGACCTTCAGCGGCTGA
- a CDS encoding CTP synthase, with protein sequence MQHSTKFVFVTGGVVSSLGKGIAAASLGRLLTERGLRVTIQKFDPYINVDPGTMSPFQHGEVYVTDDGAETDLDLGHYERFIDRSLSQANNITTGRIYQSVITKERRGEYLGSTVQVIPHITDEIKGAIRRLAPDHDVVITEIGGTVGDIESLPFLEAIRQFRQEVGRDNALFIHLTLVPFIAATAELKTKPTQHSVRELMEIGIQPDILIARCERPLPEELRRKIALFCNVDFGCVIESPDVETIYDIPLRFSEQGLDREVCQRLRLDAPEPDLRKWREMVEKILHPADRVRVAVVGKYTELQDAYKSVREALIHGGIANDVGVTIDWVSSDRFTDPDAATAILAPYDALLIPGGFGVRGIEGMTQAAQAARRDKLPFFGICLGMQVQIIEFARNVCGIGDANSSEFEAECGNPVVSLLPSQRNVEDLGGTMRLGAYACKLRSGSRVAKIYGASETSERHRHRYEVDNGYRDQLAEHGLRLTGLSPDGSLVEMIELPDHPWYVGCQFHPELKSRPTRPHPLFASFIAAAFDVRRRRGETAAERATPLAEVSR encoded by the coding sequence ATGCAGCATTCGACCAAGTTCGTGTTCGTGACCGGCGGCGTAGTGTCTTCCCTCGGGAAAGGCATCGCCGCCGCGTCGCTGGGGCGCCTTCTCACCGAGCGCGGCCTGCGCGTCACCATTCAGAAGTTCGATCCCTACATCAACGTGGACCCGGGGACGATGTCCCCGTTCCAGCACGGCGAGGTCTACGTCACCGACGACGGCGCTGAAACCGACCTCGACCTCGGCCACTACGAACGCTTCATCGACCGCTCCCTCTCCCAGGCCAACAACATCACCACCGGACGCATCTACCAGAGCGTCATTACGAAGGAACGCCGCGGCGAGTACCTCGGCTCCACCGTGCAGGTCATCCCCCACATCACCGACGAGATCAAGGGCGCCATCCGCCGCCTCGCGCCCGATCATGACGTGGTCATCACCGAGATCGGCGGCACGGTGGGCGACATCGAGTCGCTGCCCTTCCTCGAGGCGATCCGGCAGTTCCGCCAGGAAGTCGGCCGTGACAACGCGCTCTTCATCCACCTCACCCTCGTCCCCTTCATCGCCGCCACCGCCGAGCTCAAGACCAAGCCCACCCAGCACTCCGTCCGCGAGCTGATGGAGATCGGGATCCAGCCCGACATCCTCATCGCGCGGTGCGAGCGCCCGCTCCCCGAGGAGCTGCGCCGCAAGATCGCCCTCTTCTGCAACGTGGACTTCGGGTGCGTGATCGAGTCCCCGGACGTCGAGACGATCTACGACATCCCGCTGCGGTTCAGCGAGCAGGGACTCGACCGCGAGGTCTGCCAGCGGCTGCGCCTCGACGCGCCGGAGCCGGATCTTCGCAAGTGGCGCGAGATGGTCGAGAAGATCCTGCACCCCGCCGATCGCGTGAGGGTAGCGGTCGTGGGCAAGTACACCGAACTGCAAGACGCCTATAAGTCGGTGAGGGAAGCGCTCATCCACGGCGGCATCGCCAACGACGTCGGCGTGACGATCGACTGGGTCTCGAGCGACCGCTTCACCGATCCCGATGCCGCGACCGCGATCCTCGCTCCGTACGACGCGCTCCTCATCCCCGGCGGGTTCGGAGTGCGGGGGATCGAAGGGATGACGCAGGCGGCCCAGGCCGCGCGGCGGGACAAGCTCCCGTTCTTCGGGATCTGCCTTGGAATGCAGGTGCAGATCATCGAGTTCGCGCGGAACGTGTGCGGCATCGGGGACGCGAACTCATCGGAGTTCGAGGCCGAATGCGGAAATCCGGTGGTCTCGCTGCTGCCCTCCCAGCGCAACGTCGAGGACCTGGGCGGCACGATGCGCCTGGGCGCGTACGCGTGCAAGCTTCGCTCCGGCTCGCGGGTCGCCAAGATCTACGGCGCGTCGGAGACGAGCGAGCGGCACCGCCACCGCTACGAGGTGGACAACGGCTATCGCGATCAGCTCGCCGAGCACGGGCTGCGCCTCACCGGACTCTCGCCCGACGGGTCGCTGGTCGAGATGATCGAGCTGCCTGACCATCCGTGGTATGTGGGCTGCCAGTTCCACCCCGAGCTGAAGTCGCGGCCCACCCGGCCGCATCCGCTCTTCGCGAGCTTCATCGCGGCGGCGTTCGACGTGCGCCGGCGCCGTGGCGAGACCGCAGCCGAGCGGGCGACTCCCCTGGCGGAGGTCTCGCGATAG
- the kdsA gene encoding 3-deoxy-8-phosphooctulonate synthase has translation MEHPAPFGPGPFLIAGPCVLEDDRLNLAVAERLAELGRRLALPIIYKASFDKANRSRLGATRGPGMDEGLRALERVRTQSGLPVLTDVHDASQVPTAAEVADVLQIPAFLCRQTDLLVAAGRAGKPVNVKKGQWMSAEGMSGAVEKIRSGGAPSVAVTERGSFFGYGDLVVDMRNFARLRDACSAPVIFDATHSVQQPGRGADGASGGLREFIPPLLFAAAAAGADGFFLETHPDPDHAPSDGPNMIRLDALPELLVAALDVWRAARGNHG, from the coding sequence GTGGAGCACCCAGCGCCGTTCGGGCCGGGCCCGTTCCTGATAGCGGGCCCGTGTGTTCTGGAGGATGACCGCTTGAACCTCGCGGTCGCCGAGCGCCTCGCGGAGCTGGGGCGCCGCCTTGCGCTGCCGATCATCTACAAGGCCTCCTTCGACAAGGCGAACCGCTCCCGCCTCGGCGCCACCCGGGGGCCCGGCATGGACGAGGGACTGAGGGCGCTCGAGCGGGTACGCACGCAGAGCGGACTGCCGGTGCTGACGGACGTGCACGACGCCTCCCAAGTGCCCACTGCCGCCGAGGTCGCGGACGTGCTCCAGATCCCGGCCTTCCTCTGCCGCCAGACCGATCTGCTCGTGGCGGCGGGCCGCGCGGGGAAACCGGTGAACGTGAAGAAAGGCCAGTGGATGTCCGCCGAGGGGATGTCGGGCGCGGTCGAGAAGATCCGGAGCGGCGGCGCGCCGAGCGTCGCCGTGACCGAGCGCGGGAGCTTCTTCGGCTACGGCGACCTGGTCGTGGACATGCGGAACTTCGCGCGGCTCCGCGACGCGTGTAGCGCCCCTGTGATCTTCGATGCCACGCACAGCGTCCAGCAGCCGGGGCGCGGCGCGGATGGCGCGAGCGGCGGGCTCCGCGAGTTCATCCCGCCGCTGCTATTCGCCGCCGCGGCCGCCGGCGCCGACGGATTCTTCCTCGAGACGCACCCCGACCCTGACCACGCTCCCTCCGACGGCCCCAACATGATCCGCCTCGATGCGCTGCCCGAGTTGCTCGTCGCCGCGCTCGACGTGTGGCGCGCGGCGAGAGGGAACCACGGATGA
- a CDS encoding HAD hydrolase family protein, giving the protein MIELAVAGRIKLIGFDVDGTLTDGGLYIGAAGGQPVELKRFDIQDGLGVKLLTRAGLLTAVVTARAGEAARIRSSEMGVDEFVISGGHKLPAFEAILQKRQVRWEEVCFIGDDLPDLPILRQVGLPVAVADACKEVKEAARYTTAAGGGHGAVRELAETFLKARGVWNEVVRAYLRERGDVTAR; this is encoded by the coding sequence ATGATCGAGCTCGCGGTCGCCGGTCGCATCAAGCTGATCGGTTTCGACGTGGACGGCACGCTGACCGACGGCGGGCTCTACATCGGCGCTGCCGGCGGGCAGCCAGTGGAGCTCAAGCGGTTCGACATCCAGGACGGCCTGGGCGTGAAGCTGCTGACGCGGGCCGGGTTGCTTACCGCCGTGGTGACCGCCCGTGCCGGCGAGGCCGCGCGGATACGCTCTTCGGAGATGGGCGTGGACGAGTTCGTGATCTCAGGGGGCCACAAGCTGCCGGCCTTCGAGGCGATCCTCCAGAAGCGGCAGGTGCGCTGGGAAGAGGTGTGCTTCATCGGCGACGACCTGCCCGACCTGCCCATCCTCCGTCAGGTGGGGCTGCCGGTGGCCGTGGCCGACGCGTGCAAAGAGGTGAAGGAGGCGGCGCGCTACACGACCGCGGCCGGCGGCGGGCACGGCGCGGTCCGCGAGCTGGCCGAGACCTTCCTCAAGGCGCGCGGCGTATGGAACGAAGTGGTGCGAGCGTACCTCAGGGAGCGGGGCGATGTCACCGCACGCTGA
- a CDS encoding KpsF/GutQ family sugar-phosphate isomerase, with protein MSPHADGREAALRRGRQVLEQEAGAVAALASRLDGRFGDAVELLKACTGRVVVSGVGKSGVIARKIAATLTSTGTPATFLHPVDSVHGDLGIVGRGDAAIVLSKSGETEELLELVSHLKRLGTPVVALIGNLDSTLARHADVALDAAVDAEACPFDLAPTTSTTVAVALGDALAVALFEAKGFRAEDFARLHPGGALGRKLLILVSDVMVRENVPALGPDAPMRECVILLAERRGTVAVVDGQRKVIGVVTAGDLTRLMEKESSFLDVPVRGVMTRTPKVAKAGELGGAVVFRMEQHGIMAMPVVDGDGVLQGIVHLHDLMRAGAA; from the coding sequence ATGTCACCGCACGCTGACGGACGCGAGGCTGCGCTGCGCCGCGGGCGCCAAGTGCTCGAGCAGGAGGCGGGCGCCGTGGCCGCGCTCGCGTCACGGCTCGACGGCCGCTTCGGCGACGCCGTGGAGCTCCTCAAGGCGTGCACCGGCCGGGTCGTGGTCTCGGGCGTGGGGAAGTCCGGCGTCATCGCGCGGAAGATCGCGGCGACGCTCACTTCGACGGGGACACCCGCGACGTTCCTTCACCCGGTGGACAGCGTTCACGGTGACCTGGGGATCGTGGGCCGCGGCGACGCCGCGATCGTCCTCTCCAAGAGCGGGGAGACCGAGGAGCTGCTCGAGCTGGTGTCGCACCTCAAGCGGCTGGGCACGCCGGTCGTCGCGCTCATCGGGAACCTCGATTCCACGCTCGCGCGCCACGCGGACGTCGCGCTCGACGCAGCGGTGGACGCCGAGGCCTGCCCCTTCGACCTCGCCCCTACCACCAGCACCACGGTCGCCGTCGCCCTGGGAGACGCGCTCGCCGTCGCCCTCTTCGAGGCCAAGGGTTTCCGCGCCGAGGACTTCGCCCGGCTGCATCCGGGCGGGGCGCTCGGCCGCAAGCTCCTCATCCTCGTGAGTGACGTGATGGTCAGGGAGAACGTGCCGGCTCTCGGCCCCGACGCGCCGATGCGGGAGTGTGTGATCCTGCTCGCCGAACGGCGGGGGACCGTCGCGGTCGTGGACGGGCAGCGCAAGGTGATCGGCGTGGTGACCGCGGGCGACCTCACCCGGCTCATGGAGAAGGAGTCGAGCTTCCTCGACGTCCCGGTCCGCGGGGTGATGACGCGAACTCCAAAGGTGGCCAAGGCGGGCGAGCTGGGCGGCGCGGTGGTCTTCCGGATGGAGCAGCACGGGATCATGGCGATGCCGGTGGTGGACGGGGATGGCGTGCTACAGGGGATCGTGCACTTGCACGACTTGATGCGGGCGGGGGCAGCGTGA
- the lptC gene encoding LPS export ABC transporter periplasmic protein LptC — MPACSGRGRDIVAQVEQAADSADQLMIGLTQYLTSEGVRQAKLEADSAFIYENSGRVDLKTIRVTFFTVNGVQTSVLTARGGLYNLRSGQMEARGNCVVVMTNGARLTSEVLRYDQTKNEVSTDQHFVYDAADRHIVGDGFVSDPSFSNIITQRPRGTAGRFTLPGQ; from the coding sequence GTGCCCGCTTGCTCCGGCCGAGGCCGCGACATCGTCGCCCAGGTCGAGCAGGCCGCCGACTCCGCCGACCAGCTCATGATCGGTCTCACCCAGTACCTGACCTCGGAGGGCGTGCGGCAGGCCAAGCTCGAGGCCGACTCGGCGTTCATCTACGAGAACAGCGGCCGGGTGGACCTCAAGACGATCAGGGTCACTTTCTTCACTGTGAACGGGGTCCAGACATCGGTGCTGACGGCGCGGGGCGGGCTCTACAACCTGCGCAGCGGCCAGATGGAGGCGCGCGGGAACTGCGTGGTCGTGATGACCAACGGGGCGCGGCTCACCAGCGAAGTGCTGCGCTACGACCAGACGAAGAACGAGGTGAGCACCGACCAGCACTTCGTGTACGACGCGGCTGACCGCCACATCGTGGGCGACGGGTTCGTGTCGGATCCGTCGTTCTCGAACATCATCACCCAACGCCCGCGCGGCACGGCGGGCCGCTTCACGCTGCCGGGCCAGTGA
- the lptB gene encoding LPS export ABC transporter ATP-binding protein — protein MEGTGLTKTYGGRRVVDGVDVRLSQGEIVGLLGPNGAGKTTTFYMLVGLVKPQEGRILLDGEEISALPMYQRARRGIGYLAQEPSVFRKLTVEENLMAILETLPIDHGERLRRLERLLDELSIRHLRRSRAYSLSGGERRRLEITRALVTHPKFMLLDEPFSGVDPIAVHDIQTIVAGLRHKGIGVLITDHNVEQTLDIVDRAYIMFEGRVQVAGTVRELVFNDRVAELYLGPTLTARLRARLSPAA, from the coding sequence CTGGAGGGGACGGGGCTCACCAAGACGTACGGCGGCCGCCGCGTCGTCGACGGCGTGGATGTCCGCCTCTCACAGGGCGAGATCGTGGGACTCCTGGGCCCGAACGGGGCGGGGAAGACCACCACCTTCTACATGCTCGTCGGGCTCGTGAAGCCGCAGGAAGGGCGGATCCTCCTCGACGGCGAGGAGATCAGCGCCCTGCCGATGTACCAGCGCGCCCGCCGCGGCATCGGGTACCTCGCGCAGGAACCGTCGGTCTTCCGGAAGCTGACCGTCGAGGAGAACCTCATGGCGATCCTCGAGACCCTCCCCATCGACCACGGGGAACGCCTTCGCCGCCTCGAGAGGCTGCTCGACGAGCTGTCCATCCGGCACCTGAGACGCAGCAGGGCGTACTCGCTCTCCGGCGGAGAACGCCGCCGGCTCGAGATCACTCGCGCCCTGGTCACGCACCCCAAGTTCATGCTGCTCGACGAACCGTTCTCGGGCGTGGACCCCATCGCCGTACACGACATCCAGACCATCGTGGCCGGTCTCAGGCACAAGGGGATCGGCGTCCTCATCACCGACCACAACGTCGAGCAGACGCTCGACATCGTCGACCGCGCGTACATCATGTTCGAGGGCCGCGTGCAGGTGGCCGGCACGGTCCGCGAGCTGGTCTTCAACGACCGCGTCGCCGAGCTGTACCTCGGCCCGACCCTGACCGCGCGCCTCAGGGCCCGGCTCTCGCCCGCGGCATGA